A portion of the Carya illinoinensis cultivar Pawnee chromosome 11, C.illinoinensisPawnee_v1, whole genome shotgun sequence genome contains these proteins:
- the LOC122282035 gene encoding B3 domain-containing protein Os03g0120900-like isoform X2 yields the protein MDLGPQGEGFSCDEAHEQMVRDSSPRNEDDDVRRGDSQDDGVGAGSTTTGRGINIMEREHMFDKVVTPSDVGKLNRLVIPKQHAEKYFPLDSSTNEKGLLLNFEDRNGKPWRFRYSYWNSSQSYVMTKGWSRFVKEKKLDAGDIVSFQRGVGEHGRDHLYIDWRRRPDAPDPVASLQNLPHHYFSFHRSIPPSAWSINSPNLLMRPRDHLHLSSQQLNVNNNNANLHHPYRNSYGASSACCNYMVNPSLIYMRSTAATAAAQHQYQQQQQQQLVQAHIGVEPPPMVFESVPVVQGKVAAKRLRLFGVNMDCPISESDACDVIFSSTTIPPHATMALQPNSQLPSPSQSALQLRPCNGTTLPTVPMDFLNKGKKASMSLDFGI from the exons ATGGATTTGGGACCACAAGGAGAAGGGTTTTCCTGTGACGAAGCACATGAGCAGATGGTGAGAG ACTCGTCCCCAAGAAACGAGGATGACGATGTCAGACGTGGGGACTCCCAGGACGATGGCGTTGGTGCTGGGAGCACTACTACTGGTCGAGGAATCAATATCATGGAGAGAGAGCATATGTTCGATAAGGTTGTGACTCCAAGCGATGTGGGCAAACTCAATCGCCTGGTTATCCCCAAGCAGCACGCCGAAAAATACTTCCCGCTGGACTCCTCCACCAACGAGAAGGGACTCCTTCTCAACTTCGAGGATCGAAACGGGAAACCCTGGAGGTTCCGCTACTCTTACTGGAACAGCAGCCAGAGCTACGTCATGACCAAAGGCTGGAGCCGCTTCGTCAAAGAGAAGAAGCTCGATGCGGGGGATATCGTGTCCTTTCAGCGCGGCGTTGGTGAGCACGGAAGAGATCATCTCTACATTGATTGGAGGCGTCGCCCAGACGCGCCTGACCCCGTGGCTTCCCTTCAGAATCTGCCGCACCACTACTTCTCATTCCACCGGTCCATCCCGCCGTCCGCCTGGAGTATTAATAGTCCTAATTTGCTAATGCGGCCGAGGGACCACTTGCACCTGTCGTCTCAGCAGCTGAACGTGAACAACAATAATGCCAATCTTCATCATCCTTACCGGAACAGCTACGGCGCCAGCAGTGCTTGCTGTAATTATATGGTAAACCCATCACTGATTTACATGAGATCCACCGCAGCTACAGCAGCAGCTCAACACCAgtaccaacaacaacaacaacaacaattagtGCAGGCCCATATCGGAGTTGAGCCACCACCCATGGTATTCGAGTCGGTGCCGGTGGTACAAGGAAAAGTTGCAGCCAAGCGACTGAGGTTATTTGGGGTAAACATGGATTGCCCCATATCGGAGTCGGACGCATGCGACGTGATATTTTCCTCGACCACAATACCCCCTCATGCTACTATGGCATTGCAGCCTAATTCCCAACTTCCTTCTCCGTCTCAATCTGCTCTCCAATTAAGGCCCTGCAATGGTACGACACTGCCAACGGTGCCCATGGACTTTCTCAATAAGGGGAAGAAGGCATCAATGTCTTTAGATTTCGGTATCTAG
- the LOC122282035 gene encoding B3 domain-containing protein Os03g0120900-like isoform X1 → MDLGPQGEGFSCDEAHEQMVRGKLPFSYYSSSSPYETASDANKLHELVIDSSPRNEDDDVRRGDSQDDGVGAGSTTTGRGINIMEREHMFDKVVTPSDVGKLNRLVIPKQHAEKYFPLDSSTNEKGLLLNFEDRNGKPWRFRYSYWNSSQSYVMTKGWSRFVKEKKLDAGDIVSFQRGVGEHGRDHLYIDWRRRPDAPDPVASLQNLPHHYFSFHRSIPPSAWSINSPNLLMRPRDHLHLSSQQLNVNNNNANLHHPYRNSYGASSACCNYMVNPSLIYMRSTAATAAAQHQYQQQQQQQLVQAHIGVEPPPMVFESVPVVQGKVAAKRLRLFGVNMDCPISESDACDVIFSSTTIPPHATMALQPNSQLPSPSQSALQLRPCNGTTLPTVPMDFLNKGKKASMSLDFGI, encoded by the coding sequence ATGGATTTGGGACCACAAGGAGAAGGGTTTTCCTGTGACGAAGCACATGAGCAGATGGTGAGAGGTAAGCTCCCTTTCTCCTATTACTCTTCCTCCTCCCCCTATGAAACTGCTTCCGATGCCAATAAACTTCATGAGCTGGTGATAGACTCGTCCCCAAGAAACGAGGATGACGATGTCAGACGTGGGGACTCCCAGGACGATGGCGTTGGTGCTGGGAGCACTACTACTGGTCGAGGAATCAATATCATGGAGAGAGAGCATATGTTCGATAAGGTTGTGACTCCAAGCGATGTGGGCAAACTCAATCGCCTGGTTATCCCCAAGCAGCACGCCGAAAAATACTTCCCGCTGGACTCCTCCACCAACGAGAAGGGACTCCTTCTCAACTTCGAGGATCGAAACGGGAAACCCTGGAGGTTCCGCTACTCTTACTGGAACAGCAGCCAGAGCTACGTCATGACCAAAGGCTGGAGCCGCTTCGTCAAAGAGAAGAAGCTCGATGCGGGGGATATCGTGTCCTTTCAGCGCGGCGTTGGTGAGCACGGAAGAGATCATCTCTACATTGATTGGAGGCGTCGCCCAGACGCGCCTGACCCCGTGGCTTCCCTTCAGAATCTGCCGCACCACTACTTCTCATTCCACCGGTCCATCCCGCCGTCCGCCTGGAGTATTAATAGTCCTAATTTGCTAATGCGGCCGAGGGACCACTTGCACCTGTCGTCTCAGCAGCTGAACGTGAACAACAATAATGCCAATCTTCATCATCCTTACCGGAACAGCTACGGCGCCAGCAGTGCTTGCTGTAATTATATGGTAAACCCATCACTGATTTACATGAGATCCACCGCAGCTACAGCAGCAGCTCAACACCAgtaccaacaacaacaacaacaacaattagtGCAGGCCCATATCGGAGTTGAGCCACCACCCATGGTATTCGAGTCGGTGCCGGTGGTACAAGGAAAAGTTGCAGCCAAGCGACTGAGGTTATTTGGGGTAAACATGGATTGCCCCATATCGGAGTCGGACGCATGCGACGTGATATTTTCCTCGACCACAATACCCCCTCATGCTACTATGGCATTGCAGCCTAATTCCCAACTTCCTTCTCCGTCTCAATCTGCTCTCCAATTAAGGCCCTGCAATGGTACGACACTGCCAACGGTGCCCATGGACTTTCTCAATAAGGGGAAGAAGGCATCAATGTCTTTAGATTTCGGTATCTAG